In Erpetoichthys calabaricus chromosome 2, fErpCal1.3, whole genome shotgun sequence, a genomic segment contains:
- the LOC114645138 gene encoding transcription factor LBX1-like: MTSKEDAKGSPVPERRRSPLDHLPPPANSNKPLTPFSIEDILNKPSVRRSYTICGTAHLLSAAEKHPPPGLPLSSRALLTQTSPLCALEELASKTFKGLEVSVLQAAEGRDGLTIFGQRNTPKKRRKSRTAFTNHQIYELEKRFLYQKYLSPADRDQIAQQLGLTNAQVITWFQNRRAKLKRDLEEMKADVESTKTMAPMEKLTTFIDLEQNASGTRSSSRSQSPSPSNHGLDTPSKHQMSPSSPLTDHATSQEGSEDEEDVEIDVDD, encoded by the exons atgacTTCAAAAGAGGATGCAAAGGGCTCACCGGTGCCAGAAAGACGACGGAGTCCGTTGGATCACCTTCCACCTCCGGCAAACTCCAACAAACCTTTAACCCCATTCAGTATAGAAGACATCCTTAACAAGCCTTCCGTTAGACGAAGTTACACAATTTGTGGGACTGCTCACCTTCTCTCAGCCGCCGAGAAACACCCTCCTCCCGGTCTACCCCTGTCCAGCCGGGCATTGCTCACACAGACCTCGCCATTGTGTGCCCTCGAAGAGCTGGCCAGCAAGACATTCAAAGGACTAGAAGTGAGCGTCCTTCAAGCGGCCGAAG GAAGGGACGGATTGACAATTTTTGGTCAGAGGAACACTCCTAAGAAACGAAGAAAGTCTCGCACCGCATTTACAAACCACCAGATTTATGAACTAGAGAAGCGTTTTTTGTACCAGAAGTATTTGTCTCCAGCTGACCGAGATCAGATCGCTCAACAGCTCGGGCTGACGAACGCACAAGTTATCACCTGGTTCCAGAACCGCCGAGCTAAACTAAAGCGGGATTTAGAAGAGATGAAAGCGGACGTGGAGTCGACAAAAACCATGGCACCGATGGAAAAACTGACCACATTCATAGACCTGGAACAGAACGCTTCTGGGACCAGGAGCTCGTCCCGGTCCCAATCTCCATCGCCTTCCAACCACGGACTCGATACCCCAAGCAAACATCAAATGTCGCCATCATCTCCACTCACGGACCACGCCACGAGTCAAGAGGGCTCAGAGGACGAGGAGGACGTGGAAATAGACGTGGATGACTGA